Within Bradymonas sediminis, the genomic segment GACAGGTATCGGCCAATTCACAGGTCTGATAGCGCAGCACGCCGTCTTTCTTCGACAGCTTAAATAAGGTGTCCCCATCGAAGGGAGCCCCCTCTTTGGCGCAATCACCGAGGCTGCGCGTATGAGACGCGACCTTATAAACGCCCTCAATCGACTCTTCCGGGCCATCTCCACTGTCGCCGCAGGCTCCCGCCAACATTAGAATAAGAGCCATCCCGCTAGTTTTTGCCAGGGCGCGCACTACAATCATCATCATCAAACCTGAAGTCGAATATTGAGCAGATAGAGTATTTTCAATGTTCCAGAGCCGAAATACCTATCTCACATAACAAGCGACTCCAACTCGGGACGCCAGGAAGATACGCGACTTGGGCCCTATTTTCACCCTATTTCTTTTGAGCCGAGGATTTCGGCTGTGAGAGCAGCCTCTCGATATCCTTTTTAAGCTGCGCCTCGGAGCCTTTGTCGAAGCCCGTATAGACCTCACGTACCACACCCTTGGGGTCAATCAAGTAGCCTGTCGGGATCGACGGAGGGCCGAATTGGCTGGCCAGCGGGTGCTTCTTTTCCCATAGGATATTGAACCCCTGTTGAGTGCGCGCCTGAGGAAGCAACGCGTCCATAAATCTCAGCATATCTGCCCGGTCGCCGTCGATGCTCACGGCGGCGACGACAAATTTCCCGTCGTACGCGTCCACCAGCTTCGAGTAGACTGGCAACGCCTTGCGGCAGGGGCCGCACCAGGTCGCCCAGAACTCGACCAACACGACCTTTCCGCGCTGCTCTTTCAGGTCAAAGGGTGTGGCGTGCGCCGTCTGGCTTTCGACCTGCGGGGCATCCCCCACCTTCACGCCGGCGAGCGCGGTCGAAGCGGCGAAGATACTTCCGAGAATGCAAATAAGCAGGAATGCGTGACGCATTAAGACACCTTTAGTGAAGAGGCATGGGACTGCCAGCGGAATGGTCCGCGCGTCGCATCGAGAGGGCCGGTCAAACGGCCCCGGCTGCAGCTTGATATTCTCGAAGTTGAAGCATAAATTGCGCCGACCCAACAGCATCCTATATCGCGACTTGCCCGGTGATACCACCGGGCAAATCAATTATTTGGCGGCAGACCTCTGTGCTTGATGGAAGCATCTACTGACAATATAACAAGGCCCTTGCTCCCCCCGAACAACCGGGCAATTCGATCTATTCAATGTTGCGCCCTAAAAGCAGATAAAATGCACACCGGCCACATCGCACATTCTACTCTCGAACTTTTTGTCTGATATATACGCTATGTTTACTCAAAAGATATTGTCGCGCGCTGCTCTCTCGACGCTCGCATTTGTGAGCCTTGCGGGCGCGCTGTCAGGCTGCACGGCAAAGGGTGAGCTGGGCGAGCCCGAGCACGAATTGAGCAGCTATGGCGCCTTCCCGGCGAGCAGCGCCACGAGCGCGGACGCCGACGCGCCGCTGGTAGCCCAGGTCACTCAGCCCTCGACCGAACAGCTCCTCTCGAATGTCATCAGCGTCTCGTTTAATAAGCCGATGGTCGAGGCCTCGCTGCGCGAGCAGAAGTCAGACACGCCGCTCTTTGAGATCGACCCGCCGGTCCCCGGCACCTTCTCCTGGGTCGGCACGCGCATGGCGGTCTTCCACCCCGCCGAGCCCTTTGCCCCGTCGACCTATTATACGGTGAGGGTCCCCGCGGGCGTCGAAAGCGCCGACGGCACGCTGCTTAAGAGCGAGGCGAATTTCAAATTCCACACCCCATTCCTATCGGTCTGGGCGCGCACCAACACCGAGAAGTTAAAGCCCGGCTCCGTGCTCAAGGTTCACTTTAACCTGCCCGTAGAGCTGAGCGATCTCCAAAAACATCTCGAACTGCGCCGCGACTCCGAACCGCTGGAAACGAATATCACCGCGCTGGATGCCCACCAATCCGCCGTGTCCGGCGGCGCCAGCTTCATCGTGGAGCCCGTCGAGGGGTTTAAACTCCACGCGACATACACGTTAAACGTCGACGGCGCGCTGCGCGCGCGAGGTGGCACCGAGTCCCTCGCCTTCGGGATCACGAACAAAAAGGTGGCCCTCGGCAACGCGCAAAAGAAGCGCTACCAACAGCGATATAGCGAGCGCGGCTACCAGGCAGTATTCGAGGCCTATGGCGACTTCACCATCACCAATATCGACTGCGGCTATAGTGACCAATGCTGGCGCTCCTCGAGTTGGAAGGTCACCTTTAGCAATCCGATCGACCCTAAATCAGCGGATAAGTGCATCCGATTCGCCTCGGCGAAGACCAATAAAGGTCTCGACCACTACACCTATCAGAGCCGTGTTCACGTCTCCCCTCAGAACGTCACGCAAGGCGCGACCGAAACCCTAATCGTAAGCCGCGACTGCGTTGACGTCTTCGGCAACCGCCTCGACAAGGGGCAGCGCTATAGCCGGAAGGTCAACTATAATAGACCCAATTTGCAGATGTCCTCTGGCGGGGTGCGCGTCATCGAGAACGCCAGGGAGCAACAGGTGCCGTCGATCCCGCTCAGGCTGGAGAATATGGCGCAGCCGACGCGCATTAAGGTCGCCGAGATCCCGCCGGCGCGACTGCCCCTGTTATACGCCAACTTCTGGGACCTCGACTCGAGCTCGCTGCCCGACGGGCTGGGTGAGCCGAAGACGCACACGCTGGGTAAGAGCCAGAAGTTGGGCAAGGCGGAAATCCACGATATCGACCTGTCGCAGACCCTCAAGAAACCTCACGGCGCGGTCTATATCCAAACTATCGCGCCCGACCTGGCCAGCGAGCATCACGACGGCACGAACAAGTCGATCCTCATCTTCACCGACCTTGGCATCACCCTAAAAAAAGACGCGCAGTCGGCGCTCATCTGGGTCACGCGCCTGTCTACCGGCGAGCCGGTGGCCGACGCCGAGGTCGCGCTCTGGCATACAGATGGGGCGAAGAAATGGCGCGGCAAGACCGATAAAAACGGCCTCGTTACCGCAGCCCTTGTCGGCGACGACGCCGCCGGCATCAGCGTCATCAGCGCCGCAGCCGGCGATGATATGACCGTGCTCGAGCTCGACGACTGGTCGGCCAGCGTCAGCATGTACGGCTTCGACGTCTATTATTACCCCGGCATGGCCTCTGTGGCGGCGAAGACCTTTATCTTCACCGAGCGCGGCGTCTATAAAGCCGGCGACACGGTCCATATCAAGGGCTATACGCGCCTGCAAAATCGCGGCAGCCTCGAGGAGATGCCCGCCAAAGAGCTCACCCTCGATATCCGCGACCCGCGCGGGCAAAATATCGCGCTCGAGACCGTCGAGCTTAGCCCGCTTGGCGGCTACTCCCTGGACCTCAAGCTGCCCGCGGATGCCCGCCTTGGCAGCTATCAAATCAAGGCCACGCCCGTCCTTAGCGACGCCGCAAAGGCCGGCACTCCAGGGCTCGACGACCTTGAGAGCGACGACACCGGCAGCTTCCGCGTCGAGGCATATCGCACCCCGGAATTCGAGGTCCTCGTCGAGCCGAAAAAGCCCGCGGTTTTAGATGGCGCCAACACCTCGGTCGCCATCCGCGGGCGCTACCTCTTTGGCGCCCCGATGCGCGGCGCGACCACGAACTGGAACGTGCGGCGCGAGCATAGCTGGTTTTATGCCGCGGACTTCCCGGCGTTTAGCTTTCGGCCGGACACCAAAAACTATTGGTATTATGACGCATCGGAGTCACGCACGCTCAGCGATGATAGCGGCGTGCTAAGTGACGACGGCCGCCTCGATGTCGAGATCGCCATCCCTAAAGACAAGGATTTCCAGGGGCCCCAACGCGTCCAAATCGAGGCGAGCATCACCGATATCAATCGCCAGGAGTTGAGCGGGCGCGCGAGCATCAAGGTCCACCCGGGCCAATATTATGTCGGTGTTTCTCAGCCCGAATATCTTGTGCGCGACGACGAAGTTGTCCAACCCAAAGCCATCGCAACCGACCACCAGGGACGCCCCGTCGCGGGCAAAAAGATCACCCTGCGCGTGCTTCGACGCAAGTGGAAGACCGAGCGCAAAAAGAACACCAGCGGCGATTATAGCTGGGTCTCGTCGACCGAGGATACTCCCGTTGACTCCTGCATTCTGACCAGCAAATCAACCCCCGTCGGTTGCGATTTTAAGCTCGCCGGGACCGGCTCCTACCGCGTGTTGGCGGAGTCGACCGACGCGCTGGGCAATAAGCTTCAGAGCGCCGACTCCTTCTATGTCTACGGCGGCGGTTCTTTCGTCTGGGACCGCAACGACACCGAGCGAATTGAGCTGGTGGCGAACGCCAAAAAATATAAGGTCGGCGAGGTCGCGACCCTGATGATTCAGTCGCCCTTCGAGCAGGCGAACGCCCTGATAACCGTCGAGAAAAACTCAATTATTCAGCAATTCACGACCGAGCTCAAAGGCAATAGCCCCACCGTCGAGATTCCCATCACCGACGCGATGAAGCCCAACGCCTTTGTGTCGGTCTCGCTGATCCGCGGGCGCACCGACGCCAAGCCCAGCGCCAACCCCAAGCCCGGCCAGAATCGAAATGACCCGGGCCGCCCAAGCTTTAAGATCGGCTACACCGAGATCAAGGTCGACCATAGCGATAAGGTCCTGGCGGTCAGCGTCGAGCCAGACAAGCAAACCTATCGCCCGGGCGCCAGGGTCCGCGCCAAAGTCCAACTTCGCGACCACCAGGGCGCCCCGAGCAGCGGCGAGGTTACCTTCATGGCGGTCGACCAGGGTGTGCTCAGCCTGACTGGCTACCAGACGCCCTCTCCCGGCGAGTATTTTTTCGCGAGCGTTCCACTCGGCGTGCGAAATAGCGACACGCGCCTGATGCTGGACACCCACGCGGACCTGGCGGCCCAGCGAGCCGGCATGAAGTCGGACTCGGGCGGCGGCGGCGGCGGCGGCGTGGCGACGAATTATCGCAGTG encodes:
- a CDS encoding TlpA family protein disulfide reductase, which codes for MRHAFLLICILGSIFAASTALAGVKVGDAPQVESQTAHATPFDLKEQRGKVVLVEFWATWCGPCRKALPVYSKLVDAYDGKFVVAAVSIDGDRADMLRFMDALLPQARTQQGFNILWEKKHPLASQFGPPSIPTGYLIDPKGVVREVYTGFDKGSEAQLKKDIERLLSQPKSSAQKK
- a CDS encoding Ig-like domain-containing alpha-2-macroglobulin family protein, producing MFTQKILSRAALSTLAFVSLAGALSGCTAKGELGEPEHELSSYGAFPASSATSADADAPLVAQVTQPSTEQLLSNVISVSFNKPMVEASLREQKSDTPLFEIDPPVPGTFSWVGTRMAVFHPAEPFAPSTYYTVRVPAGVESADGTLLKSEANFKFHTPFLSVWARTNTEKLKPGSVLKVHFNLPVELSDLQKHLELRRDSEPLETNITALDAHQSAVSGGASFIVEPVEGFKLHATYTLNVDGALRARGGTESLAFGITNKKVALGNAQKKRYQQRYSERGYQAVFEAYGDFTITNIDCGYSDQCWRSSSWKVTFSNPIDPKSADKCIRFASAKTNKGLDHYTYQSRVHVSPQNVTQGATETLIVSRDCVDVFGNRLDKGQRYSRKVNYNRPNLQMSSGGVRVIENAREQQVPSIPLRLENMAQPTRIKVAEIPPARLPLLYANFWDLDSSSLPDGLGEPKTHTLGKSQKLGKAEIHDIDLSQTLKKPHGAVYIQTIAPDLASEHHDGTNKSILIFTDLGITLKKDAQSALIWVTRLSTGEPVADAEVALWHTDGAKKWRGKTDKNGLVTAALVGDDAAGISVISAAAGDDMTVLELDDWSASVSMYGFDVYYYPGMASVAAKTFIFTERGVYKAGDTVHIKGYTRLQNRGSLEEMPAKELTLDIRDPRGQNIALETVELSPLGGYSLDLKLPADARLGSYQIKATPVLSDAAKAGTPGLDDLESDDTGSFRVEAYRTPEFEVLVEPKKPAVLDGANTSVAIRGRYLFGAPMRGATTNWNVRREHSWFYAADFPAFSFRPDTKNYWYYDASESRTLSDDSGVLSDDGRLDVEIAIPKDKDFQGPQRVQIEASITDINRQELSGRASIKVHPGQYYVGVSQPEYLVRDDEVVQPKAIATDHQGRPVAGKKITLRVLRRKWKTERKKNTSGDYSWVSSTEDTPVDSCILTSKSTPVGCDFKLAGTGSYRVLAESTDALGNKLQSADSFYVYGGGSFVWDRNDTERIELVANAKKYKVGEVATLMIQSPFEQANALITVEKNSIIQQFTTELKGNSPTVEIPITDAMKPNAFVSVSLIRGRTDAKPSANPKPGQNRNDPGRPSFKIGYTEIKVDHSDKVLAVSVEPDKQTYRPGARVRAKVQLRDHQGAPSSGEVTFMAVDQGVLSLTGYQTPSPGEYFFASVPLGVRNSDTRLMLDTHADLAAQRAGMKSDSGGGGGGGVATNYRSDFAAAATFKALVTVDASGEATVDFDLPDSLTSYRLMAVAVGPKNRFGSADTRITVNKPLMVRPALPRFASTGDAFEARAVIQAMAEFKGKVEVQVSIDGALILGKETKKTITLKAGGNQEVGFPVSAGLPGEAKIRFVATAVDAPATTDAVEVTLPVKYPAAEDTYLQTGTLALDQTWAKPTMRRRIELPDTIRKDVGGLEITLSSSPFAELLPGLDYLVQYPYGCTEQVTSQVLGLISMRDVAKGLDIPGLTADAIDKRVDQGLKKVMKRQTRKGGIAYWSGQSHAHAWSSVYAALAAVRAREASAHQVDGRQYVELIDYLRGILRQQTPLPKDGMRSALATKAFAAWVLAEAGVPEPAYHVELYQKRDNMPRSAQLFLAMAMHSANATPKYRTQLLDDVLAFAEVDLGGDGGAATLQGVDYRDPYSWQIWQSATRANAVALIALMRMRPDDALVPKFAQGLLRERANGHWQNTQNTAFALMALGEYFGRAQQQKPDYEVLVGTGQTVVAREHFDKLEIRPRKVFIPMKDLAKFEGQLLTIKQVGSGGPLYYSAKLTSTPTEPPTRAFDGGLHLHREYFATDGPDAGKAIASVRPGQVVKVRLTLTVPEERHYIAVEDPLPAGFEAINTSFETTSRALEKRELAGENGTYAGWWWSYWPMNFDFSEQLDDRVTLFKSRLTPGIYRHAYLARATTPGKFTAPAAKVEAMYDPTIYGLSDARKVDID